A window of Lentibacillus sp. Marseille-P4043 contains these coding sequences:
- a CDS encoding metal-sensing transcriptional repressor, which translates to MDKFLHDHPSKPRTKDEKQKVINRLKRIEGQVRGIQKMVEDDRYCVDILVQISAIQSALKNVGFSVTERHINHCVSDAIKQGEGNETIEELMSVLKQFSK; encoded by the coding sequence TTGGATAAATTCTTACATGATCACCCAAGTAAACCAAGAACAAAAGATGAAAAACAAAAGGTCATTAACCGTTTAAAACGTATAGAAGGCCAAGTTCGTGGCATACAAAAAATGGTGGAAGATGATCGCTATTGTGTAGATATTTTAGTACAAATTAGCGCCATTCAATCCGCATTAAAAAATGTAGGCTTCTCTGTCACAGAACGACATATCAACCATTGTGTCAGTGACGCGATTAAACAAGGTGAAGGTAATGAAACGATTGAGGAATTAATGAGTGTATTGAAGCAATTTTCTAAGTAA
- the copZ gene encoding copper chaperone CopZ, producing the protein MEKTLNVQGMSCGHCKMSVEGALNKLDGVSAAEVNLEAGKVDVTFDESKVNVDAMKEAIEEQGYDIA; encoded by the coding sequence ATGGAGAAAACATTAAATGTACAAGGCATGTCATGTGGTCATTGCAAAATGTCAGTTGAAGGTGCATTAAACAAATTGGATGGTGTATCAGCAGCTGAAGTTAATTTAGAAGCTGGTAAAGTAGATGTTACTTTTGATGAATCAAAAGTAAATGTTGATGCCATGAAAGAAGCTATTGAAGAACAAGGCTATGATATTGCCTAA
- a CDS encoding P-II family nitrogen regulator, translating into MSSSNKMDLELVCIIVNAGLGSKIMQTAKKHGISGGTVLVGKGTINSRILDKMGLANVKKEVILMGSNKTTASQALEKLDAKFKFSKPNRGIAFTTSINQILGASSFKSDRMKESGGAEEKMYHAITVIIEKGNAEDVIDAATEAGSKGGTIINARGSGIHETSKVFSMEIEPEKEIVLILSEKKSTDAIVSSINKKLNIDEPGNGIIFIQDINETYGVYK; encoded by the coding sequence ATGTCGAGCAGCAATAAAATGGATCTTGAATTAGTTTGCATTATCGTAAACGCTGGACTGGGAAGTAAAATCATGCAAACTGCTAAAAAGCATGGTATTTCAGGGGGGACTGTTTTAGTTGGAAAAGGGACTATCAATAGTCGAATCCTTGATAAGATGGGACTGGCGAATGTTAAAAAAGAAGTTATTTTAATGGGATCCAATAAAACGACTGCCAGTCAGGCGCTTGAAAAATTAGATGCGAAATTTAAATTCTCAAAGCCAAATCGCGGCATAGCCTTTACTACCTCAATCAATCAAATACTTGGTGCAAGCAGTTTTAAAAGCGATCGTATGAAAGAAAGCGGAGGTGCAGAAGAAAAAATGTATCATGCTATTACGGTGATTATAGAAAAAGGAAATGCAGAGGATGTCATCGATGCAGCCACTGAAGCTGGCTCAAAAGGCGGTACAATTATCAATGCAAGAGGTTCAGGAATCCATGAAACTAGTAAAGTCTTTTCGATGGAAATCGAACCAGAGAAAGAGATTGTATTGATTCTATCAGAGAAGAAAAGCACCGATGCTATTGTTTCTTCCATCAATAAAAAACTCAATATAGATGAACCAGGTAATGGAATCATTTTCATTCAAGATATCAATGAAACATACGGGGTGTATAAGTGA
- a CDS encoding MFS transporter, with protein MNNSGILLFSIMNQITNYIAVRLDQEFPITQINLWKFNDIYIDGLRMVSIINLENTIVVLVISVMSIKLLKKYNSDSIFYLGIILFVGGISVITISNSFWVILVAALIFSVGELLYVPMRQTLLADIVNEQARSSYMAINSLSIQMGRISGSLGIILGAIIGSWGMSVLYIVLGIATILLFNRSLKLYKYHKSKHKVSNL; from the coding sequence ATGAATAATTCAGGTATATTATTGTTTTCTATTATGAATCAAATAACAAATTATATCGCAGTAAGACTAGATCAAGAATTCCCAATAACGCAAATCAATTTATGGAAATTCAACGATATCTATATAGATGGTCTAAGAATGGTGTCAATCATTAATCTTGAGAACACAATTGTTGTATTAGTTATATCTGTTATGTCTATAAAACTATTAAAAAAATATAATTCTGATTCTATATTTTATTTAGGAATAATATTATTTGTGGGAGGAATTTCTGTCATCACCATCAGTAACTCTTTCTGGGTGATTTTAGTTGCAGCTTTAATTTTTTCTGTAGGGGAATTGCTATATGTTCCAATGAGGCAAACGCTATTAGCTGATATAGTAAATGAACAAGCAAGAAGTTCGTATATGGCCATTAATAGCCTCTCTATACAAATGGGAAGAATAAGTGGGTCTCTCGGAATAATTCTAGGAGCAATAATTGGTTCTTGGGGTATGTCGGTTTTATACATAGTCTTGGGTATCGCCACTATTCTTCTCTTCAATAGATCTTTGAAGTTGTACAAGTATCATAAATCAAAACACAAAGTGAGTAATTTATAA
- a CDS encoding MarR family winged helix-turn-helix transcriptional regulator, whose translation MIEDDIRVLLNKICSRTRRNYAASFRQFNIHVGQDHALSELWREEGVTQNQLRERMGCEAPTVTNMVKSLEQNGLIFRQRDGEDARVSKVYLTSEGKELQAPVNKIWETQQENLLEGILPEERLLLRRLMKQMVKNIS comes from the coding sequence ATGATCGAAGATGATATTCGGGTACTTCTCAATAAAATATGTTCACGAACAAGACGCAATTACGCTGCTTCTTTTCGTCAATTTAATATTCATGTGGGTCAAGATCACGCTTTAAGCGAGCTTTGGAGAGAGGAAGGGGTCACACAGAATCAGCTGAGAGAACGAATGGGATGCGAGGCTCCTACAGTAACGAATATGGTAAAAAGCTTGGAACAGAACGGTTTAATTTTTCGTCAACGTGATGGTGAAGATGCCAGAGTAAGCAAAGTCTATTTAACTTCTGAAGGTAAGGAATTGCAAGCGCCTGTGAATAAAATTTGGGAAACGCAGCAAGAAAATTTGCTGGAAGGGATTTTACCAGAAGAACGCTTATTGTTGCGCCGGCTGATGAAACAAATGGTCAAGAATATTTCTTGA
- a CDS encoding MDR family MFS transporter: MTSQTYNRKTIVALLLAGAFISILNQTTMITAIPPIMKEMHISANTGQWLTTVFMLVNGVMIPVTAFLIERFTTRQLFISAMSIFAFGTLIAGVAPNFGVLLLGRIVQSAGAGIMMPLMQTVFLLIYPIHKRGAAMGLVGLVIQFAPAIGPALSGWLINAYSWRVMFFVILPIALLLIGLAVRAMKNVTELTRPKVDILSIILSSFGFGGLLYGFTCAGNFGWGNFVTILTLTTGVIALVLFIVRQLRLDHPMLEFRVFKYFIFTLTTGIGMLAFMGLIGIETLIPLYMQNMRDFTAMESGLAILPGALVMGLMSPITGRIFDKIGAKWLAITGLTIMAVTTLPFATLTTSTSFAYLTIYYSIRMFGLSMVMMPVTTAGLNQLPKRLIAHGTAMNNTMRQVSASIGTAIIVTVMTTTGEAAKQDPAILKPMIHGVNVAFMVITVLSFVAVILSFFIKKTYPPEEADKSVGLKNR, from the coding sequence ATGACATCCCAAACATATAACAGAAAGACAATTGTTGCCTTGCTATTGGCAGGAGCATTTATTTCAATTCTAAACCAGACGACGATGATTACGGCGATTCCTCCAATTATGAAAGAAATGCATATCAGCGCGAATACAGGCCAGTGGTTAACAACCGTTTTTATGCTCGTTAATGGTGTGATGATCCCCGTTACAGCCTTCTTAATTGAACGCTTTACAACACGGCAGCTCTTTATTTCTGCAATGAGCATTTTTGCCTTTGGAACGTTGATTGCAGGGGTTGCGCCAAACTTTGGTGTTCTGTTACTTGGACGGATTGTGCAGTCAGCGGGTGCTGGAATTATGATGCCACTAATGCAAACTGTCTTTTTGTTAATTTATCCGATTCATAAGCGTGGTGCAGCAATGGGACTGGTAGGCCTCGTTATCCAGTTTGCTCCAGCTATTGGGCCTGCCCTGTCCGGATGGCTCATCAATGCCTATTCTTGGCGTGTTATGTTCTTTGTCATTTTGCCTATTGCCCTTTTGCTGATTGGTCTTGCTGTGCGTGCCATGAAAAATGTTACAGAACTGACCCGTCCGAAAGTCGATATCTTATCAATTATTCTATCCTCATTTGGGTTCGGCGGACTGCTTTATGGCTTTACCTGTGCAGGAAATTTCGGCTGGGGAAATTTTGTGACCATTCTTACCTTAACAACAGGTGTGATTGCTTTGGTTCTGTTTATTGTAAGGCAGCTGCGGCTTGACCATCCGATGCTGGAATTCAGGGTATTTAAATATTTTATTTTCACATTGACGACTGGTATCGGGATGCTCGCATTTATGGGTCTCATTGGGATTGAAACATTGATCCCGCTTTATATGCAAAATATGCGGGACTTTACAGCGATGGAGTCTGGATTGGCCATTTTACCTGGGGCACTTGTCATGGGGTTGATGTCACCGATCACAGGGCGTATTTTTGATAAAATTGGTGCTAAATGGTTGGCAATTACGGGATTAACCATCATGGCTGTCACGACGCTGCCATTTGCAACCCTGACGACTTCTACTTCGTTTGCTTATCTGACTATTTATTATTCGATCCGAATGTTTGGATTGTCGATGGTGATGATGCCCGTGACAACGGCTGGATTAAATCAATTGCCAAAGCGGTTAATCGCACATGGGACAGCGATGAATAATACGATGCGCCAGGTCTCTGCTTCAATTGGAACAGCGATTATTGTAACCGTCATGACCACGACAGGAGAAGCGGCAAAGCAGGATCCAGCGATTTTAAAGCCGATGATACATGGCGTGAATGTTGCCTTCATGGTGATCACTGTTCTTTCTTTTGTTGCGGTTATTTTATCCTTTTTTATAAAGAAAACCTACCCTCCGGAGGAAGCAGACAAGTCAGTGGGTCTAAAAAACCGTTAA
- a CDS encoding heavy metal translocating P-type ATPase yields MSETNHATLGVTGMTCAACSSRIEKTLNKMDGVEAQVNLTTEKATVDYDSEKNSIEDITKKIENVGYGVLMEKAELDVLGMTCAACSTRIEKVLNKQEGVKNAAVNLTTETAAIEYNPGLTDIKAIIDKIKNVGYDAKPKAEAAEKQTHKEKELLHKKTKLIIAAVLAAPLLITMLVHLFGMNLPDIFMNPWFQFALATPVQFIIGWQFYVGAYKNLRNGGANMDVLVALGTSAAYFYSLYEALKTIGNPEYMPHLYFETSAVLITLILFGKYLEARAKNQTTNALSSLLNLQAKEARVIRDGAEVMIPASEVVVGDRLVIKPGEKIPVDGRLVKGKTSVDESMITGESIPIEKDVDASLIGSTINKNGSIEIEATKVGKDTALASIIKVVEEAQGSKAPIQRLADVISGYFVPIVVGIAILTFIIWISFVQPGEFEPALVAAIAVLVIACPCALGLATPTSIMVGTGKAAENGILFKGGEHLERTHQLDAIVLDKTGTITKGKPEVTDFSGDEETLRLLASAEKGSEHPLAGAIVEYATKNAIDFVEVDEFDAVPGHGIETKISGKHVLVGNRKLMNDHQIDIGANEAKLVEFENYGKTAMLIAIDGKYRGIVAVADTIKETAPQAIKELQEQGLEVIMLTGDNERTAQAIAKQVGIDHVIAQVLPEEKADKVKEIQVKGKKVAMVGDGVNDAPALVTADIGIAIGTGTEVAIEAADLTILGGELLLIPKAIKISHATIKNIRQNLFWAFGYNTAGIPVAAVGLLAPWVAGAAMALSSVSVVSNSLRLKRVKI; encoded by the coding sequence GTGAGTGAAACAAATCATGCAACACTTGGTGTAACAGGAATGACCTGTGCTGCATGTTCCAGTCGTATTGAAAAAACTTTAAATAAAATGGACGGTGTGGAAGCGCAAGTTAATTTAACGACAGAAAAGGCAACGGTAGACTATGATTCAGAAAAAAATTCCATTGAAGATATTACGAAGAAAATTGAAAATGTCGGCTACGGGGTTTTAATGGAAAAAGCAGAATTAGATGTTTTGGGAATGACCTGTGCTGCATGTTCGACCCGTATTGAAAAGGTATTGAATAAGCAAGAAGGGGTAAAGAACGCAGCAGTAAACTTAACAACAGAAACTGCAGCTATAGAATATAACCCAGGACTCACAGATATCAAAGCAATAATTGATAAAATCAAAAATGTGGGTTATGATGCGAAACCGAAAGCAGAGGCAGCGGAAAAGCAAACACATAAAGAAAAAGAACTACTACACAAGAAGACGAAGTTAATTATTGCAGCTGTGTTGGCTGCGCCGCTATTAATAACCATGTTGGTTCATTTATTTGGCATGAATCTACCGGATATATTCATGAATCCGTGGTTCCAATTTGCTTTGGCAACGCCCGTACAATTTATTATCGGATGGCAATTTTATGTTGGTGCCTATAAGAACCTTCGCAATGGTGGAGCGAACATGGATGTGCTTGTTGCATTAGGTACAAGTGCTGCTTATTTTTATAGTTTATATGAAGCACTTAAGACAATTGGCAATCCTGAATATATGCCACATTTATACTTTGAAACAAGTGCTGTATTAATCACATTAATTTTATTTGGTAAGTATTTGGAAGCCAGAGCAAAAAACCAGACAACAAATGCACTATCTTCTTTACTTAATTTACAAGCAAAAGAGGCTCGTGTTATTAGAGATGGAGCGGAGGTTATGATTCCTGCAAGCGAAGTCGTTGTTGGTGATCGATTGGTTATAAAACCAGGCGAAAAAATACCTGTAGATGGTAGGCTTGTAAAAGGAAAAACATCTGTTGATGAATCGATGATAACCGGTGAATCCATTCCGATTGAGAAAGATGTAGATGCTAGCTTAATCGGTTCAACGATAAATAAAAATGGTTCGATTGAAATCGAAGCAACTAAAGTAGGGAAAGATACTGCGCTTGCATCGATTATCAAAGTGGTGGAAGAAGCTCAAGGATCAAAAGCGCCCATTCAACGTTTAGCGGATGTTATTTCAGGTTATTTCGTACCGATTGTTGTTGGCATTGCGATTCTAACATTTATCATTTGGATTTCATTTGTCCAGCCTGGAGAATTTGAACCTGCCTTAGTTGCAGCAATTGCTGTACTTGTTATTGCCTGTCCATGTGCGTTAGGGCTGGCAACACCAACATCCATTATGGTTGGTACAGGAAAGGCTGCAGAGAACGGAATTCTTTTTAAGGGTGGAGAACATCTAGAAAGAACGCATCAGTTAGATGCCATTGTTCTAGATAAAACAGGAACCATCACAAAAGGAAAACCGGAAGTAACAGACTTTTCTGGTGATGAAGAAACATTACGATTGTTAGCTAGTGCAGAAAAAGGATCGGAACATCCACTTGCAGGAGCTATTGTGGAATATGCAACAAAGAATGCTATTGATTTTGTGGAAGTCGATGAATTTGATGCGGTACCTGGTCATGGTATTGAAACTAAGATTTCTGGAAAACACGTTCTTGTTGGAAATAGAAAATTAATGAATGATCATCAAATTGATATTGGTGCTAACGAAGCGAAATTAGTTGAATTTGAAAACTATGGCAAAACAGCGATGTTGATTGCTATTGATGGAAAGTATCGTGGAATTGTTGCGGTTGCAGATACCATTAAAGAAACAGCACCACAAGCAATTAAAGAGTTACAGGAACAAGGCTTAGAAGTGATCATGTTAACAGGGGATAACGAAAGAACGGCTCAAGCTATTGCAAAACAAGTAGGAATCGACCATGTGATTGCTCAAGTGTTGCCTGAAGAAAAAGCGGATAAAGTCAAAGAAATTCAGGTCAAGGGTAAAAAGGTAGCGATGGTTGGTGATGGTGTGAACGATGCACCTGCGTTGGTTACTGCAGATATTGGAATTGCCATTGGAACTGGTACAGAAGTGGCAATTGAAGCTGCTGACCTTACGATTCTTGGCGGTGAACTATTGCTCATACCGAAAGCAATCAAAATCAGTCATGCAACGATTAAAAATATCCGTCAAAACCTCTTCTGGGCATTCGGCTACAATACAGCGGGAATCCCGGTTGCAGCAGTCGGATTACTTGCACCGTGGGTTGCTGGTGCAGCAATGGCATTAAGTTCGGTAAGTGTTGTTTCTAACTCTCTTCGCTTAAAAAGAGTGAAGATATAA
- a CDS encoding FUSC family protein, translating into MVKKGETSITVLVKNKIRMNLHYWQKRLTAADPGLVRLRFAVNIVLTVFIACFTMLILLQTASETNLIPVMLTGLVALQANVIVNDLTEKARKITTYLFPLASALAVTVAAGATLIGHHVADFIFVLIIFIAFYLQKFGGRYFTLGLISFLSFYFSLMYMQEVTLSQLLWCYAGIFTATASAYLVNFVLSKEQLGKQLKRSMSSYHIQANLVLHQMIESVQSKKSTYKENKRSIYILHEYTRTVVSLFKRYDPNKVWAWVNMNELRTYIFNTNILIEQLSTAFENMQDLEKSTSESVRPILLQIAKSLRAIEMLESVEEVPFEDLKSAVNKLSVVLKASGLSKVENETEERALYVLRRVVQANRNVLDGMTSIHQKYIEKDLPKLAARKRNIPGSEQESLGRRQGAKTLAPSTKKGLQAAFASAVAIVLGHLLSPDYPYWIVLVVNMIILGTETRGRTIAKASERLSGTIFGAIVGIIVAQFVDGSPYITGILLMFSIFMAYYLMALSYAVFIFWITMLLTTAFLLINVPGIEQVLLLRTFDTIIGVLLGTSAASFILPHRTTDKIKHSMDGYLQDVKEFVDMYKNRLASPDHSHVYADKALLLDQKLYHIKSEANSAKRWKKILTRTDINENITVLTVFNDYVKHLASSGHHKQKLEMDVNIMNALEIMDKNPDRNLDDIIHLFNQKMNVWEMASTTDNDVENESKSPIL; encoded by the coding sequence ATGGTTAAAAAAGGAGAGACTTCAATTACAGTGTTGGTTAAAAACAAAATTAGAATGAATTTACATTACTGGCAAAAGCGATTGACTGCAGCTGATCCAGGATTAGTAAGATTGCGTTTTGCGGTGAATATTGTATTGACGGTCTTTATTGCTTGTTTTACGATGCTTATCCTTCTTCAAACCGCTTCGGAAACAAACCTAATTCCAGTAATGTTAACTGGACTAGTTGCACTACAGGCTAATGTAATCGTTAATGATCTTACAGAAAAAGCGAGGAAGATAACAACGTATTTATTTCCTCTAGCCAGCGCATTGGCAGTAACAGTCGCAGCGGGTGCTACATTGATAGGCCACCATGTAGCAGATTTTATATTTGTGCTGATTATATTCATTGCTTTTTATTTACAGAAGTTTGGTGGGAGATACTTTACCCTTGGTTTAATTAGTTTCTTGTCCTTTTATTTTTCCTTAATGTATATGCAGGAAGTAACACTTTCTCAATTGCTATGGTGCTATGCGGGAATTTTTACAGCGACAGCTTCAGCGTATCTGGTTAATTTTGTTCTTTCGAAGGAACAATTAGGTAAACAGCTGAAGCGCAGCATGTCATCTTATCATATACAGGCAAATCTAGTGTTACATCAAATGATAGAATCGGTTCAAAGTAAAAAGTCGACTTACAAAGAGAATAAACGGAGTATTTACATTCTCCACGAATATACAAGAACAGTAGTAAGCTTATTTAAACGTTATGACCCTAATAAAGTCTGGGCTTGGGTCAACATGAATGAGCTGCGAACCTATATCTTTAACACCAATATATTAATCGAGCAACTCTCCACTGCCTTTGAAAACATGCAGGATTTAGAAAAATCCACGTCAGAAAGTGTCCGGCCTATATTATTACAAATTGCAAAATCATTAAGAGCAATAGAAATGCTGGAATCAGTGGAAGAGGTTCCGTTTGAAGATCTAAAATCTGCAGTTAATAAATTAAGTGTCGTATTAAAAGCGTCTGGATTATCCAAAGTAGAAAACGAGACTGAAGAAAGAGCATTATATGTACTGCGCCGGGTGGTGCAGGCTAATCGGAATGTATTGGATGGAATGACCAGCATCCATCAGAAATATATCGAAAAAGATCTGCCGAAGCTTGCTGCACGAAAGAGAAATATACCTGGATCAGAACAAGAGTCATTAGGAAGAAGGCAAGGTGCAAAGACGTTGGCACCTTCAACCAAAAAGGGATTACAAGCTGCATTTGCCAGTGCAGTAGCTATTGTTTTAGGCCACCTCTTATCACCTGACTATCCATATTGGATTGTATTGGTTGTTAATATGATCATTTTAGGTACGGAAACGAGAGGTAGAACGATTGCAAAAGCGTCGGAAAGATTGAGTGGTACGATATTTGGAGCGATTGTTGGAATCATCGTTGCACAATTTGTTGACGGAAGTCCATATATTACAGGAATTTTATTGATGTTTAGCATTTTTATGGCTTATTATTTAATGGCCTTATCATATGCCGTTTTTATCTTTTGGATAACGATGTTACTTACCACCGCTTTTCTATTAATCAATGTGCCTGGTATTGAACAAGTATTACTCTTACGAACATTTGATACCATTATTGGCGTATTGTTAGGTACTTCCGCAGCTTCCTTTATCTTGCCACATCGAACAACTGATAAAATAAAACACTCGATGGACGGCTATTTGCAAGATGTTAAAGAATTTGTTGACATGTATAAAAATCGTTTGGCTTCTCCAGACCATTCGCATGTATATGCGGATAAAGCACTACTGTTAGATCAGAAACTTTATCACATAAAAAGTGAGGCTAATTCGGCAAAAAGATGGAAGAAGATCTTAACGCGTACAGATATAAATGAAAATATAACTGTTCTTACGGTATTTAATGATTATGTAAAACATCTTGCTTCCTCAGGGCATCATAAGCAAAAACTTGAGATGGATGTAAATATCATGAATGCTTTAGAGATTATGGATAAGAATCCAGATAGGAATTTAGATGATATAATTCATCTCTTTAATCAAAAGATGAACGTATGGGAAATGGCTTCAACTACTGATAATGATGTGGAAAATGAAAGCAAGAGCCCTATTTTATGA